In Sphingopyxis sp. 113P3, one DNA window encodes the following:
- a CDS encoding cytochrome P450, whose product MNAPARIEWSEARFGPDTQHWLPRNPDSALDHIPGEDGLPILGNTLDQLRDYPAFTRRMVAKYGHVYRNNSFGGRSVSLHGPDANELVMFDREKIFSSEQGWGPVLNLLFPRGLMLMDFEKHRADRKTLSVAFKPEPMRHYAESLNEGIRHRVAAWSGSTFKFYPAIKELTLDLAATSFLGIPWGPEADKVNKAFVDMVQASIGVVRVPLPFTAMGRGAKGRAYLVDYFSRMVPDRREGSGADIFSQICRALDDNGDHLPVDAIVDHMNFLMMAAHDTITSSITTLVWQLADHPEWQDRLREEMLRVAPAGEGVGHNSLGELELTEWAFKEALRLVPPVPSFPRRALKDFEFGGYRIPAGTSVGVSPAFTHMMEEHWPEPEKFDPMRFSPEVARERHKYAWVPFGGGAHMCLGLHFAYMQAKIFFHHVLTTHRIVVAQGYEPEWQILPIPRPKDGLVVTFQPL is encoded by the coding sequence ATGAATGCCCCTGCACGGATCGAATGGTCGGAAGCGCGCTTTGGTCCCGATACGCAGCATTGGCTGCCGCGCAACCCCGACAGCGCGCTCGATCATATTCCCGGCGAGGATGGTCTGCCGATCCTCGGCAACACGCTTGACCAACTTCGCGACTATCCTGCCTTCACGCGGCGCATGGTCGCAAAATATGGCCATGTTTATCGCAACAACAGCTTTGGCGGACGCAGCGTTTCGCTTCACGGACCGGACGCCAATGAGTTGGTGATGTTCGATCGCGAGAAGATTTTCTCGTCCGAACAAGGTTGGGGTCCGGTTCTCAACCTGCTCTTCCCGCGCGGGCTGATGCTGATGGATTTCGAAAAGCATCGCGCCGATCGCAAGACGCTGTCGGTCGCCTTCAAACCCGAACCGATGCGCCACTATGCTGAATCGCTTAACGAGGGGATCCGACATCGCGTCGCAGCATGGAGCGGCAGCACCTTCAAATTCTATCCGGCGATCAAGGAACTGACCCTCGATCTCGCCGCGACCAGTTTTCTTGGCATTCCGTGGGGACCCGAGGCCGACAAGGTCAACAAGGCCTTCGTCGACATGGTGCAGGCGTCGATAGGCGTCGTGCGCGTGCCGCTCCCCTTCACTGCGATGGGCCGCGGGGCAAAGGGCCGTGCCTATCTGGTCGATTATTTCAGCCGGATGGTGCCCGACCGCCGCGAAGGCTCAGGCGCCGACATTTTCAGCCAGATCTGCCGTGCCCTCGACGACAATGGCGATCATCTGCCGGTCGATGCGATCGTCGACCATATGAACTTCCTGATGATGGCCGCGCACGATACCATCACCAGCTCGATCACCACGCTCGTCTGGCAGCTTGCTGATCATCCCGAATGGCAGGACCGGCTGCGTGAGGAGATGCTGCGCGTCGCGCCGGCGGGCGAGGGCGTCGGGCATAACAGCCTCGGAGAGCTTGAGCTTACCGAATGGGCCTTCAAGGAGGCATTGCGGCTCGTGCCCCCCGTGCCGAGCTTCCCGCGCCGGGCGCTCAAGGATTTCGAATTCGGGGGCTACCGAATTCCTGCGGGCACCTCGGTCGGGGTCAGTCCCGCCTTCACGCACATGATGGAGGAGCATTGGCCCGAGCCTGAAAAGTTCGATCCAATGCGCTTTTCGCCCGAGGTCGCGCGCGAGCGGCACAAATATGCATGGGTCCCCTTCGGCGGCGGCGCGCATATGTGCCTCGGGCTGCACTTTGCATATATGCAGGCGAAAATCTTCTTCCATCATGTGCTCACGACGCACCGTATCGTCGTCGCGCAGGGGTATGAGCCGGAGTGGCAAATATTGCCGATTCCACGTCCCAAGGACGGGCTTGTGGTGACGTTCCAGCCGCTCTGA
- a CDS encoding extensin-like domain-containing protein, with the protein MASLRPYLLWFGIAVLLTLAAIRGMAWLRAHPEHNPAARFELAHRQGWATHRKLATLVEDDAGCFAAFDRAGAGYLRRPPMGKGACRASQRMLLTGNRFVPTMRPANAAPGCAVTAAMILWTRDIVQPLARKYFGQRVVEMENLGAYNCRTIAGRPAQSEHSTANAIDISAFMLADGTRISLIGDWDDNDVRSEFLRAVRDESCGLFSTVLSPDYNEAHADHFHLDMAVRTAGWTICH; encoded by the coding sequence ATGGCAAGCCTGCGTCCCTATCTGCTCTGGTTCGGCATCGCCGTCCTGCTCACGCTCGCTGCAATCCGCGGCATGGCGTGGCTGCGCGCGCATCCTGAGCATAACCCTGCCGCCCGTTTCGAGCTTGCGCACCGGCAGGGCTGGGCAACGCACCGCAAGCTGGCGACGCTTGTGGAAGACGATGCGGGATGTTTTGCGGCCTTCGACCGGGCGGGCGCCGGCTATTTGCGAAGGCCGCCAATGGGAAAGGGCGCCTGCCGCGCCTCGCAGCGCATGCTGCTGACCGGCAATCGCTTCGTGCCGACGATGCGTCCCGCGAATGCCGCGCCGGGGTGCGCGGTGACCGCGGCGATGATCCTGTGGACCCGCGATATTGTCCAACCGCTTGCGCGCAAATATTTCGGGCAGCGAGTGGTCGAAATGGAAAACCTCGGTGCCTACAATTGCCGGACGATCGCTGGACGCCCAGCGCAGAGCGAGCATTCCACTGCCAATGCAATCGACATTTCGGCCTTCATGCTTGCCGACGGGACGCGCATCTCGCTGATCGGCGACTGGGACGATAATGATGTGCGCAGCGAGTTTCTCCGCGCGGTTCGCGATGAATCGTGCGGCCTGTTCTCGACCGTCCTCTCACCCGACTATAACGAAGCGCACGCCGATCATTTCCACCTCGACATGGCAGTGCGGACGGCGGGCTGGACGATTTGCCACTAG
- a CDS encoding quinone-dependent dihydroorotate dehydrogenase, whose translation MSLFASAADAAYACVRPLVHASDGEAAHKLTLRALQPLPRARRALTSPALATRLAGIAFPNPVGLAPGFDKDARVAHAMPHFGFGFVEVGTLTPLPQEGNPRPRLFRLVEDGAIINRMGFNNGGQAAAAEHIACLRSFGLPVPLGINIGANKDSADRIADYAKGTAAMAPLADYLTVNISSPNTPGLRALQDKGALEALLDAVAAAHGETPKPVFLKVAPDLAPADIDDIVAVALDKKLAAVIVSNTTIERPPLASRHAGEAGGLSGAPLGNLALQRLKDFRTASGSGLPLVGVGGIATAEQAWERIRAGASLIQIYSAMVFEGPGLARRIARGLERLAARDGFAKVSDAVGTAA comes from the coding sequence ATGTCGCTTTTCGCTTCCGCCGCCGATGCCGCCTATGCCTGCGTGCGCCCGCTTGTCCACGCGAGCGATGGCGAGGCAGCGCATAAACTGACGCTCCGCGCGCTCCAGCCGCTACCCCGTGCCCGGCGCGCGCTGACGAGCCCGGCGCTTGCGACCAGGCTCGCCGGAATCGCCTTTCCCAATCCGGTTGGGCTTGCCCCAGGCTTCGACAAGGATGCCCGCGTCGCCCATGCGATGCCGCACTTTGGCTTTGGCTTCGTCGAGGTCGGTACGCTCACCCCTCTGCCGCAGGAGGGCAATCCGCGCCCGCGGCTGTTCCGGCTGGTCGAGGACGGTGCGATCATCAACCGCATGGGCTTCAACAACGGCGGTCAGGCAGCGGCAGCCGAGCACATTGCCTGCCTGCGCTCTTTTGGTCTTCCCGTACCGCTCGGCATCAATATCGGGGCGAACAAGGACAGCGCCGACCGCATCGCAGACTATGCGAAGGGCACCGCGGCCATGGCGCCGCTCGCCGACTATCTGACGGTAAATATCTCATCGCCGAACACGCCTGGACTTCGCGCGCTCCAGGACAAGGGCGCGCTCGAGGCCTTGCTCGACGCGGTCGCGGCGGCGCATGGCGAGACACCGAAGCCGGTGTTCCTGAAAGTCGCGCCGGACCTCGCACCCGCCGACATCGACGACATCGTCGCGGTTGCGCTCGACAAGAAGCTGGCGGCGGTGATCGTGTCGAACACGACGATCGAGCGTCCGCCGCTCGCCTCGCGCCATGCGGGCGAAGCGGGTGGCCTCTCGGGCGCGCCGCTTGGCAACCTCGCGCTCCAGCGGCTCAAGGATTTTCGGACCGCGAGCGGCAGCGGGCTGCCGCTGGTCGGCGTCGGCGGCATTGCGACTGCCGAACAGGCGTGGGAACGCATCCGCGCCGGGGCGAGCCTCATTCAGATCTATTCGGCGATGGTGTTCGAAGGACCGGGCCTTGCCCGCCGCATCGCGCGCGGGCTGGAGCGTCTTGCTGCCCGCGACGGCTTTGCGAAGGTGTCCGATGCCGTCGGGACGGCTGCCTAA
- a CDS encoding DUF885 domain-containing protein codes for MSHRRLALAASVCVAALALSGCAAPNAQVAAAPAAQEPAPAGAGLDEFFRKYDAAQLSLSPEAKAYRGIRDEDYGRWDDVGDEAAVARDKLLQASAAAMRSSFDPAALDANDALSFELFNAQAERNARLFPFRDYSYIFNQMSGSQSQMPAFLINIHRVTGAEDALAYIERIKGMGPLLDALSAQSAERAARGIQPPQWVYGYVIADIRNLTTSDPARPAPNAVLADFSAKVSKLDIDADAKARLVSDAQAAWQDHAYPAYRRLLAEMERQQATAPSEDGVWRLPDGAAYYQALLASYTTTNMTAQQIHDLGLSEVARIHDAMQAIMAKVGFKGTLAQFFDHLRTSPQYYHTTRSAYLAEVDAHVKAMEAQLPAFFNTLPKAPLQVKAVEAFREESAGKAFYQSPSPDGTRPGTYYVNLYDLKDMSKTELEALVYHEGIPGHHLQRAVQTELEGLPPFRRFGNFTAYTEGWGLYAEELGKDMGFYTDPYSDFGRLGMELWRACRLVVDTGIHDKRWSRAQAIAYLKANTPNPDGDIEKAVERYIVYPGQATAYTVGKLKIMELRTRAEAALGDRFDIRAFHDVVLQSGPVPLDILERRVDGWMAGEKE; via the coding sequence GTGTCGCATCGCCGCCTTGCCCTTGCTGCCTCCGTCTGCGTCGCCGCGCTCGCCCTGTCGGGGTGCGCTGCCCCAAATGCGCAGGTGGCTGCCGCGCCGGCCGCCCAGGAGCCGGCGCCTGCGGGCGCGGGCCTCGACGAGTTCTTCCGGAAATATGACGCGGCGCAGCTGTCGCTGAGCCCAGAGGCGAAAGCCTATCGCGGCATCCGCGACGAAGACTATGGCCGCTGGGATGATGTCGGTGACGAGGCTGCGGTGGCGCGGGACAAGCTGTTGCAGGCGTCGGCGGCCGCGATGCGCTCCAGCTTTGATCCCGCGGCGCTTGATGCCAACGATGCGCTGTCGTTCGAGTTGTTCAACGCGCAGGCTGAACGCAATGCGCGCCTGTTTCCGTTCCGTGACTACAGCTATATTTTCAACCAGATGAGCGGGTCGCAGAGCCAGATGCCCGCCTTTCTGATCAATATTCACCGCGTCACCGGTGCCGAAGACGCACTCGCCTATATCGAGCGTATCAAAGGAATGGGCCCACTGCTTGACGCGTTGAGCGCGCAGTCCGCCGAACGTGCGGCGCGGGGTATTCAGCCGCCTCAATGGGTCTATGGCTACGTCATCGCAGATATCCGCAACCTGACGACGAGCGATCCAGCCCGCCCTGCACCGAATGCGGTGCTCGCCGATTTTTCGGCAAAGGTCTCGAAACTCGACATCGACGCGGACGCGAAGGCGCGGCTCGTCAGCGATGCTCAGGCAGCCTGGCAGGATCATGCGTATCCCGCCTACCGGCGTCTGCTCGCCGAAATGGAGCGCCAGCAGGCTACGGCGCCGAGTGAGGACGGCGTCTGGCGGCTGCCCGACGGTGCGGCCTATTATCAGGCGTTGCTCGCCAGCTATACGACCACCAACATGACGGCGCAGCAGATCCACGACCTCGGTCTGTCCGAGGTTGCCCGCATCCACGACGCGATGCAGGCGATAATGGCGAAGGTCGGGTTCAAGGGTACGCTGGCGCAATTCTTCGACCATCTGCGCACAAGCCCCCAATATTATCACACGACGCGCAGCGCCTATCTTGCCGAGGTCGACGCACATGTGAAGGCGATGGAGGCGCAATTACCTGCCTTCTTCAACACCCTGCCCAAGGCGCCGCTGCAGGTGAAGGCGGTCGAAGCGTTCAGGGAGGAATCGGCGGGGAAGGCCTTTTATCAGTCGCCCTCGCCCGACGGGACGCGGCCGGGCACCTATTATGTCAACCTTTATGACCTTAAGGACATGTCGAAGACCGAGCTCGAGGCGCTGGTCTACCACGAAGGCATCCCGGGTCATCATTTGCAGCGCGCGGTGCAAACCGAGCTCGAAGGCCTGCCCCCTTTTCGCCGCTTCGGCAATTTTACCGCCTATACCGAAGGCTGGGGCCTCTACGCGGAGGAATTGGGCAAGGACATGGGTTTCTACACCGATCCCTACAGCGATTTTGGCCGCCTCGGCATGGAGCTGTGGCGCGCGTGCCGGCTCGTCGTGGATACTGGAATCCACGACAAACGCTGGAGCCGCGCCCAGGCGATCGCCTATCTGAAGGCCAACACTCCCAATCCTGACGGTGATATCGAGAAAGCGGTCGAGCGCTATATCGTCTATCCGGGACAGGCGACCGCCTATACAGTGGGCAAGCTCAAGATCATGGAGCTGCGCACCCGCGCCGAGGCGGCGCTCGGCGATCGCTTCGATATTCGCGCCTTCCACGATGTCGTGCTGCAATCGGGGCCCGTGCCGCTCGACATATTGGAGCGTCGGGTCGATGGCTGGATGGCTGGTGAAAAGGAATAG